The following coding sequences are from one Nicotiana tomentosiformis chromosome 3, ASM39032v3, whole genome shotgun sequence window:
- the LOC138906943 gene encoding uncharacterized protein: protein MAKSLVDDIRSYDFVYMLHLMLKVLALTYDLNMALQKKDQDIVSAMKLVGFAKRQLQDMIDSRWNSLIRDVSLFCVKHGIMIPEIDMNYVRGKSKRKKSSVTYSYHLRVEFELDNSLANYDKDKIMKLATHYPNEFTDSMLEDLSFELDIYIDYV, encoded by the exons ATGGCAAAAAGTCTAGTGGATGACATAAGATCCTATGACTTTGTGTATATGTTACATTTAATGTTGAAAGTATTGGCACTTACATATGATTTAAATATGGCTTTGCAAAAAAAAGATCAAGATATTGTAAGTGCAATGAAGCTTGTTGGTTTCGCAAAGAGACAATTGCAAGATATGATAGATTCTAGATGGAATTCTTTGATAAGAGACGTTTCTTTATTTTGTGTCAAGCATGGTATTATGATCCCCGAAATAGATATGAATTATGTTCGTGGAAAGTCAAAGCGTAAGAAATCAAGTGTTACATATTCTTATCATTTGCGTGTAGAG TTTGAGTTAGATAATTCTCTTGCAAATTATGATAAAGACAAGATTATGAAACTTGCTACACACTATCCGAATGAGTTCACTGATTCTATGCTTGAGGATCTGAGTTTTGAGCTTGACATCTATATTGACTATGTGTGA
- the LOC104086323 gene encoding uncharacterized protein, whose protein sequence is MDRQAHDYTAMTFAQQQHQAASMQQQQQFGFHPQHQQFPPSVHGPPFLPPHSSLQQFPYPRPIQQPQLHPHTPPPHLLHLQQQQQPPPAFPPHMPPHYAPSPFHNPYDSPPPLAPPPSDPELQKRIDKLIEYAVKNGPEFEAMIREKQQDNPAYSFLFGGEGHYYYRYKLWMSTRPPGGLFNAPFPSSSLPMMHPPNPMMSQSPLNPTYSGSNTAAGASAAMLGPPHLHQPPLPPFFEQQPSQAFGRPDYDHSYRSFKGLSRPLPSDVEMELNNVLNILNGTKESIKGAKSWFMQRSPLIPALAEAIRDRVFSVDDPERQLHIVYLANDILFESLQRRINPHELDNEALAFKPVLGPMLARIYHNPQNKEENQSRLQKILQFWGSKEVYDQDTIRALENEMMSGLPSNFAGPQRELLAADPSVAAGLSHQVAYQNALQWKPDEQVLPMPNLANQDKAVPPMPSAAAHQFHPGVVPPTGFPGLMPVPSSVPQGNLQAAGHPMPASTANVGVKLPPYPLFPPGLIPGMVRKMQIGSGVPYSPMSPLDISTVIPPSTVSESEILESVSKFFREIGEVNPSEGPVKPSDSANDYDDHEREPPVRKGGACIPPPLNLQIDPETGTGSVEQKPGLNSSARLGLGATANPNESSQYDDVYSSYRNERSTNYHSSISARATR, encoded by the exons ATGGATCGACAAGCTCATGATTATACTGCTATGACTTTTGCTCAGCAGCAGCACCAAGCAGCTAGCATGCAACAGCAACAACAGTTTGGTTTTCATCCCCAGCATCAACAATTTCCTCCTTCAGTTCATGGTCCTCCATTTCTACCCCCACATTCTTCCCTTCAACAGTTCCCTTACCCTCGCCCCATTCAGCAACCACAACTCCATCCACATACACCGCCTCCTCACCTTCTTCACCTTCAGCAGCAACAGCAGCCGCCTCCTGCGTTTCCTCCACATATGCCTCCTCACTATGCACCGTCACCTTTCCACAATCCCTATGATTCTCCCCCTCCTCTAGCTCCCCCACCATCTGATCCCGAACTCCAAAAACGTATTGATAAATTAATAGAGTATGCTGTCAAAAATGGTCCCGAGTTTGAAGCAATGATCCGCGAAAAACAGCAAGATAATCCAGCTTACAGTTTCCTCTTTGGTGGTGAAGGCCATTACTACTACCGCTATAAACTTTGGATGTCTACTCGCCCACCTGGTGGACTGTTTAATGCTCCTTTTCCATCCTCTTCTTTGCCTATGATGCATCCACCAAATCCTATGATGAGCCAATCACCTTTAAATCCCACATATAGCGGCTCAAATACCGCTGCTGGGGCTTCTGCTGCAATGTTGGGTCCACCTCATTTACATCAACCTCCTTTGCCGCCATTCTTTGAACAGCAGCCCTCTCAGGCTTTTGGCCGCCCAGATTATGATCATTCATATAGGTCTTTCAAAGGTTTATCAAGGCCTCTTCCATCAGATGTTGAAATGGAATTGAATAATGTACTAAACATTCTTAATGGTACCAAAGAGTCAATTAAAGGTGCAAAGAGTTGGTTCATGCAGAGGTCTCCACTTATACCTGCTTTGGCTGAGGCAATCAGAGATAGGGTATTTTCTGTAGATGATCCTGAGAGACAGCTGCATATTGTCTATCTTGCCAATGACATCCTATTCGAGAG CTTGCAACGACGAATCAATCCGCATGAGCTTGACAATGAGGCACTTGCTTTTAAGCCTGTTTTGGGTCCCATGCTTGCGAGGATATATCACAATCCTCAAAACAAGGAAGAAAATCAGTCTCGGCTGCAGAAAATTTTACAGTTTTGGGGCTCCAAGGAAGTCTATGATCAGGATACAATTCGTGCACTTGAAAATGAGATGATGAGTGGGCTGCCTTCAAATTTTGCTGGTCCTCAAAGGGAACTACTGGCTGCAGATCCTTCTGTTGCTGCAG GATTGTCACACCAGGTAGCATACCAGAATGCTTTACAGTGGAAGCCTGACGAGCAGGTGCTTCCAATGCCTAATCTAGCCAATCAAGATAAAGCAGTTCCTCCAATGCCATCTGCGGCAGCACATCAATTTCATCCTGGTGTAGTTCCACCCACTGGGTTTCCTGGGTTGATGCCTGTGCCGTCCTCTGTTCCACAAGGAAATCTACAAGCTGCAGGTCATCCCATGCCAGCATCAACTGCAAATGTAGGCGTAAAGTTGCCTCCATACCCATTGTTTCCTCCTGGTCTTATTCCTGGTATGGTCAGGAAGATGCAGATTGGTAGTGGGGTGCCTTACTCTCCCATGAGCCCTTTGGATATCTCCACCGTTATACCACCCTCCACCGTGTCGGAGTCTGAGATTCTGGAGAGTGTGTCCAAATTTTTTAGGGAGATTGGAGAAGTTAATCCATCAGAAGGTCCTGTTAAACCATCTGATTCAGCCAATGATTATGACGACCATGAGAGAGAGCCTCCTGTTCGTAAGGGAGGTGCTTGCATCCCTCCGCCTCTGAATCTCCAAATTGACCCTGAAACTGGGACTGGAAGTGTAGAGCAAAAACCTGGATTGAATAGCTCCGCGCGGTTAGGACTTGGAGCCACAGCTAATCCAAATGAGTCGAGTCAATATGATGATGTTTACTCTTCCTACAGAAACGAAAGAAGCACCAATTACCATTCATCAATCAGTGCAAGAGCTACGAGGTAA
- the LOC104086325 gene encoding uncharacterized protein, with translation MYYYRKTTSALVLKVCKTWTKTLLTSEVLGNTRIKQLQQQKHCSLAHAGANASPEVQKMGDNSSSQVTRVLFCGPHFPASHNYTREYLQGYPFVQVDDVPLENVPAVIGDYEICVVKSFRMNSDVLSRAKSMKLIMQFGVGLEGVDINAATEHGIKVARIPGGATGNAASCAEMAIYLILGLLRKQHQLKISVEQKKLGEPIGDNLEGKTVFIMGFGNIGIHLAKRLRPFDVKILATKRSWSRHARDSSKSEAPSVENGSYDDLVDERGNHDDILKFVSKADIVVCCLAMNKETAGIVNNDFISVMKKGAILINIARGGLLDYDAVFNHLKSGHLGGLGIDVAWAEPFDPDDAILKFPEVIITPHIAGVTEKSYRYMAKVVGDVALQLHAGEPFTGIEIVN, from the exons ATGTACTACTACCGTAAGACCACCTCTGCATTAGTTTTAAAGGTCTGCAAAACGTGGACAAAAACACTGCTGACTTCCGAGGTTCTGGGGAACACTAGGATTAAGCAGCTGCAGCAGCAGAAACACTGTTCCCTAGCTCACGCTG GTGCAAACGCATCGCCAGAGGTTCAGAAAATGGGTGATAATAGTAGCAGTCAAGTTACCCGTGTTCTTTTTTGTGGGCCTCACTTTCCCGCTTCTCACAATTATACAAGAGAATATTTGCAAGGCTATCCATTTGTCCAG GTTGATGATGTTCCACTTGAAAATGTGCCTGCTGTGATTGGTGACTATGAAATTTGCGTGGTTAAAAGCTTCCGGATGAACTCCGATGTCCTCTCTCGTGCAAAGAGCATGAAACTCATAATGCAATTTGGAGTTGGGCTAGAAG GTGTTGACATTAATGCTGCTACAGAGCATGGCATTAAAGTCGCCAGAATTCCAGGTGGTGCAACTGGAAATGCTGCTTCATGTGCTGAAATGGCCATATATCTCATTTTGGGCCTCCTGCGTAAGCAA CATCAACTGAAAATTTCTGTGGAGCAGAAAAAGCTAGGGGAGCCAATTGGTGACAACCTGGAAGGGAAAACG GTGTTTATCATGGGGTTTGGCAATATCGGGATACATTTGGCAAAGCGTCTACGTCCATTTGACGTGAAAATACTTGCTACCAAACGGAGTTGGTCCAGGCATGCACGGGACTCAAGCAAATCCGAGG CACCATCTGTTGAAAATGGTAGCTATGATGACCTGGTTGATGAGAGGGGAAACCATGATGATATCTTGAAGTTTGTAAGCAAAGCTGATATTGTAGTATGTTGTttagctatgaacaaagaaact GCTGGCATCGTGAACAATGATTTTATATCTGTCATGAAAAAG GGTGCCATTCTGATTAATATTGCTCGAGGTGGTCTCTTGGACTATGACGCTGTTTTTAATCATCTCAAATCGGGACATTTGGGCGGTTTAGGAATTGATGTTGCTTGGGCTGAACCATTTGATCCTGATGATGCTATCCTTAAATTTCCAGAGGTTATAATCACACCCCACATTGCTGGTGTTACAGAAAAGTCCTATAGATACATGGCCAAG GTTGTCGGGGACGTTGCTCTTCAACTACATGCAGGAGAACCTTTTACAGGAATAGAGATTGTCAATTGA